The Streptomyces sp. NBC_01689 genome includes a window with the following:
- a CDS encoding nuclear transport factor 2 family protein yields the protein MNEQRTRTSAVWRSRITGSALAAGLLIGGGAATVAFTSSSASATDQSRTSYPQLEAKVQRLDDIEDIRQLKSRYFRFVDEKNTDQLASLFTPHAKIVTDGTAFKSPRDFAKVIHDIIGAAPTAHSGYMPEITIAGPHTATGIWSMQDVMNIPAGTKGIEGHHGYGQYRETYEKVHGTWLISSVKLTRFWMEPLPAWTPPADQSAK from the coding sequence ATGAACGAGCAGAGGACCCGCACATCCGCCGTCTGGCGCTCGCGGATCACCGGATCCGCACTGGCGGCCGGACTCCTGATCGGCGGCGGCGCCGCCACCGTAGCGTTCACTTCCTCGTCCGCCAGCGCGACCGACCAGTCGCGGACCTCCTACCCGCAACTCGAGGCCAAGGTCCAGCGCCTGGACGACATCGAGGACATCCGTCAGCTCAAGTCCCGCTACTTCCGCTTCGTGGACGAGAAGAACACCGACCAGCTGGCATCGCTGTTCACCCCCCACGCAAAGATCGTCACAGATGGCACCGCGTTCAAGTCGCCGCGAGACTTCGCGAAGGTGATCCATGACATCATCGGTGCTGCACCGACGGCCCACTCGGGCTACATGCCAGAGATCACCATAGCGGGACCCCACACAGCGACCGGTATCTGGTCCATGCAGGACGTCATGAACATTCCGGCGGGCACCAAGGGCATCGAAGGCCACCACGGATACGGCCAATACCGAGAGACCTACGAGAAAGTCCACGGCACGTGGCTGATCAGCTCGGTGAAGCTGACCCGCTTCTGGATGGAACCGCTGCCCGCCTGGACCCCTCCCGCTGACCAGTCCGCCAAATAG
- a CDS encoding SDR family NAD(P)-dependent oxidoreductase, whose translation MSNRLQSKVIVVTGGTSGMGSAFAKRAVSEGATVLIGARDKARGEATVADITAEGGTALFVPTDVTVEEEVAHLVDVAVKEFGGLHGAFNNAGGGNSQGAIRDIDKAFWDGVIALNLTSVFYSLKHQIPAIVASGGGSIVNNASVVGVVGDPGAAAYAAAKHGVVGLTRSTALDAAKEGVRVNALVTGLVNTPLWQGFTASNPEAASALLNQQPTGRAADEAEIAAFATFLLSDESPFITGAALAIDGALTAGY comes from the coding sequence ATGTCCAACCGTCTGCAGTCCAAGGTCATCGTCGTCACCGGAGGTACCTCCGGAATGGGTTCGGCCTTCGCCAAGCGAGCCGTCTCCGAGGGAGCGACTGTGCTCATCGGCGCCCGCGACAAGGCACGGGGCGAGGCCACGGTGGCCGACATCACCGCAGAGGGCGGCACGGCCCTGTTCGTCCCCACCGACGTGACCGTCGAGGAAGAGGTCGCCCACCTGGTCGATGTCGCCGTCAAGGAGTTCGGAGGCCTGCACGGTGCCTTCAACAACGCCGGCGGCGGCAACAGCCAGGGAGCAATCCGTGACATCGACAAGGCCTTCTGGGACGGTGTCATCGCGCTCAACCTGACCAGCGTGTTCTACAGCCTCAAGCACCAGATCCCCGCGATCGTGGCCAGCGGCGGCGGCTCCATCGTCAACAATGCGTCCGTGGTCGGCGTGGTCGGCGATCCCGGTGCCGCCGCCTACGCGGCCGCCAAGCACGGCGTCGTGGGCCTCACCCGCTCCACGGCACTCGACGCAGCCAAGGAAGGCGTGCGCGTCAATGCCCTGGTGACGGGGCTGGTCAACACCCCCCTGTGGCAGGGCTTCACCGCCAGCAACCCGGAAGCCGCAAGCGCCCTCCTCAACCAGCAGCCGACCGGGCGGGCCGCCGACGAAGCGGAGATCGCCGCCTTCGCCACCTTCCTGCTCAGCGACGAAAGCCCGTTCATCACCGGTGCGGCTCTCGCCATCGACGGCGCACTCACCGCCGGCTACTAG
- a CDS encoding MFS transporter codes for MAATPHPHPRRWAALAFISIAQLMVFLDSAIMNIALPSAQQALHFSDGGRQWVITAYGLAFGGLLILGGRLGDLLGRKRAFTIGLIGFALASALGGAASNLGVLLVARAGQGVFGALLAPVALALISLTFTDARERAKAFGIYGAIATAGGVLGLLLGGLLTEYLNWRWSMLVNIPIAVIGIIGAMTVVQDIPTQGKRTRIDIPGAILATFGLVALVFGFSEAESRGWGSSLTITLLVAAVALILAFLITEKKITSPLLPLHVLTERNRAGAYLSVGLAVMSMFGMFLFLSYYLQLVKGYSPVITGVAFVPLGAAQAFGSMVLGTRLSGRVRPGLLMAGGYLVTAVGVVLLALLRADSSYALLAVAEIITGLGIGTAFMPAMSLGTHGVDPQDAGVASAMVGTSQQVGGSVGTALLNTIAASSTTTYLATHGHSQAVADVALVHGFTAAYWWAFGFLLLSALISLFAVNAPRPDHSVAASGATAAQEPVLAH; via the coding sequence ATGGCCGCAACCCCACACCCGCATCCCCGGCGCTGGGCCGCGCTTGCGTTCATCTCCATTGCCCAACTGATGGTCTTTTTGGACAGCGCGATCATGAACATCGCACTGCCGTCCGCCCAGCAGGCCCTGCACTTCTCCGACGGCGGCCGCCAATGGGTCATCACCGCTTACGGCCTGGCGTTCGGCGGGCTGCTGATCCTCGGCGGGCGCCTGGGCGACCTGCTCGGCCGCAAGAGGGCCTTCACCATCGGGCTGATCGGCTTCGCCCTGGCCTCCGCGCTCGGCGGAGCCGCGAGCAACCTAGGCGTTCTTCTGGTGGCCCGAGCCGGGCAGGGCGTCTTCGGAGCGCTCCTGGCTCCTGTCGCTCTCGCCCTGATCTCACTGACCTTCACCGACGCCAGGGAACGGGCCAAGGCCTTCGGCATCTACGGTGCCATCGCCACCGCCGGGGGCGTACTGGGCCTGCTGCTGGGCGGCCTGCTCACTGAATACCTGAACTGGCGCTGGTCGATGCTCGTCAACATCCCCATTGCCGTCATCGGGATCATCGGCGCGATGACTGTCGTGCAGGACATTCCCACCCAGGGCAAGCGCACCCGCATCGACATACCCGGCGCGATCCTGGCCACTTTCGGGCTGGTGGCTCTGGTCTTCGGCTTCTCCGAGGCCGAAAGCCGCGGCTGGGGCTCCAGCCTCACCATCACCCTGCTCGTCGCAGCCGTGGCTCTGATCCTGGCCTTCTTGATCACAGAGAAGAAGATCACGTCACCCCTGCTCCCGCTGCACGTTCTCACTGAACGCAACCGGGCCGGCGCCTACCTCTCGGTGGGACTCGCAGTGATGAGCATGTTCGGGATGTTCTTGTTCCTCAGCTACTACCTGCAGTTGGTCAAGGGCTACTCCCCAGTGATCACCGGCGTCGCGTTCGTACCTCTGGGCGCCGCGCAGGCCTTCGGTTCCATGGTGCTTGGCACCCGCCTGTCAGGCAGGGTGCGCCCCGGTCTGCTGATGGCCGGCGGCTACCTCGTGACAGCGGTCGGCGTCGTCCTGCTCGCCCTGCTGCGGGCTGACAGCTCCTACGCCCTGCTGGCCGTCGCCGAGATCATCACAGGCCTCGGCATCGGTACCGCTTTCATGCCCGCCATGAGCCTGGGCACCCACGGCGTCGACCCCCAGGACGCCGGTGTCGCCTCCGCGATGGTCGGCACCTCCCAGCAGGTCGGCGGCTCCGTCGGCACCGCCCTCCTCAACACCATCGCCGCCAGTTCCACCACCACCTACCTTGCCACTCACGGGCACAGCCAGGCAGTTGCCGACGTCGCACTGGTCCACGGATTCACCGCGGCGTACTGGTGGGCCTTCGGATTCCTGCTTCTGTCAGCGCTGATCTCCCTCTTCGCGGTCAACGCTCCACGCCCGGACCACAGCGTGGCTGCCAGTGGAGCGACAGCCGCGCAAGAGCCTGTCCTAGCGCACTGA
- a CDS encoding TetR/AcrR family transcriptional regulator has translation MLEAGAVHARKGHMVSDRKEIVRRSGRLKTEIQVPPSLGAAPVARADAQRNRCALIVATREAIAARGLEVSALDIAKAAGLGVGTLYRRFGTKEALLGAVVLSFYDELCVLARECMEREDPWDGLVEFVMQLAGAHRDNIGLAEVTAACEGPPSPELAERTAAVQEAVIQLTDRVRATGVLRDDVTWQDIMICSRASLDTDHCLGVDAGPDGWRRVITLLLDGMRAPAHTPLTGPGPQVRP, from the coding sequence TTGCTCGAAGCAGGCGCTGTGCACGCACGAAAAGGCCACATGGTGAGTGATCGCAAGGAGATAGTCCGTCGATCCGGCCGGTTGAAGACCGAGATCCAGGTGCCACCCAGTCTGGGCGCTGCACCGGTCGCTCGGGCAGATGCGCAGCGTAACCGGTGTGCGCTGATCGTTGCGACGCGGGAGGCGATCGCCGCTCGCGGGCTCGAGGTTTCGGCCCTGGACATCGCGAAGGCGGCCGGCCTGGGTGTCGGCACCCTCTACCGGCGTTTCGGCACCAAGGAGGCGCTGCTGGGCGCCGTGGTACTCAGCTTCTACGACGAACTGTGCGTTCTCGCGCGGGAATGCATGGAACGAGAGGACCCGTGGGACGGGCTGGTCGAGTTCGTGATGCAGCTCGCAGGCGCGCACCGCGACAACATCGGCCTGGCCGAGGTCACCGCAGCATGCGAGGGGCCGCCCTCGCCCGAGCTCGCGGAGCGAACCGCCGCGGTACAGGAAGCCGTCATCCAGCTGACGGACCGGGTGCGTGCTACAGGTGTCCTGCGTGACGATGTGACCTGGCAGGACATCATGATCTGTTCACGCGCCTCGCTGGATACCGATCATTGCCTCGGTGTCGACGCAGGCCCTGACGGATGGCGCAGGGTCATCACACTACTGCTCGACGGGATGCGCGCCCCCGCACACACTCCGCTCACAGGGCCGGGCCCCCAGGTCCGCCCCTGA
- a CDS encoding DUF6518 family protein: MPTPPTSRTHKRIPALSAPAAGLAAGLVLGLLTNLAQGWLPGSFNQIPNSGAVWSAAAFAAGVILAHRATPVLAAGTGLLTELGLVIGYYGYAACGRDGIGALTMPLLWAAAACVAGPLFGVAGFLSRNGSSAARRIAGTAALAGVFGGEGFYYARVLHHSTEATACILVLVVLSLLLPRTLRDRTLTLAAAVGLSLLSFVVVGAAGTAISSAPAFDPAVVPDRESVLRVDAAVQQTEMFSAETQLFRGSPTLPGDMLPGTSAGGGLHSRNADRA; this comes from the coding sequence ATGCCGACGCCGCCGACTTCTCGCACGCACAAGCGCATTCCAGCCCTCAGCGCACCGGCTGCGGGGCTCGCCGCAGGCCTCGTCCTCGGCCTGCTCACCAACCTCGCTCAGGGCTGGCTGCCCGGCTCCTTCAACCAGATACCGAACTCGGGGGCTGTCTGGTCCGCCGCCGCTTTTGCCGCCGGCGTGATCCTGGCCCACCGGGCCACCCCCGTTCTCGCCGCAGGAACAGGGCTGCTCACCGAACTCGGACTGGTCATCGGCTACTACGGCTACGCAGCCTGCGGGCGAGACGGCATCGGCGCCCTCACCATGCCGCTCCTCTGGGCGGCCGCGGCCTGCGTCGCAGGTCCTCTTTTCGGTGTCGCAGGTTTTTTGTCCCGCAACGGGTCGAGCGCTGCGCGACGCATCGCCGGGACCGCGGCTCTCGCCGGCGTCTTCGGGGGAGAGGGCTTCTACTACGCGCGGGTGCTGCACCACTCGACCGAAGCGACGGCCTGCATCCTCGTTCTCGTGGTCCTCTCGCTGCTGCTGCCCCGCACCCTCAGGGACCGCACCCTGACCCTGGCGGCCGCGGTGGGGCTGTCCCTGCTGTCCTTCGTTGTCGTCGGTGCGGCCGGGACCGCGATCAGCAGCGCGCCGGCATTCGACCCTGCAGTCGTTCCAGACCGCGAGAGTGTCCTGCGGGTGGACGCGGCGGTGCAGCAGACAGAGATGTTCTCGGCGGAGACTCAGCTGTTCCGCGGCTCCCCGACGCTGCCGGGCGACATGCTGCCCGGTACCTCTGCGGGTGGCGGCCTGCACAGCAGAAATGCGGACAGAGCGTAA
- a CDS encoding IS3 family transposase: protein MNDTYAFIEAEKTTHGVAFLCRLLKVARSSFYVWLAAARTRTVRKAADEALVHEITVIHVGSRQTYSVPRIHAELRRLGRRVNRKRVARLMREHGIQGAHRRRQRSLTRPDKKAKPAPDLIGRDFHAEIPGTKLVGDITCLPTAEGWLYLACRLDLATREVVGYSMADHHRADLVVDALKMAAGRGRLRPGCIAHSDRGSEYTSSQFRNEISELNLRQSCGRTGSCFDNAAAESFWALLKEEIGTRVWPDRATARADVFDFIETFYNRRRLRKHKVFGYLTPAETRQRHQHGLAA from the coding sequence GTGAACGACACGTACGCGTTCATCGAGGCGGAGAAGACCACCCACGGCGTCGCTTTCCTCTGCAGGCTGCTGAAGGTTGCCCGCTCCTCCTTCTACGTCTGGCTCGCCGCGGCCAGGACCCGAACGGTCCGCAAGGCCGCCGACGAGGCCCTGGTACACGAGATCACCGTCATCCACGTCGGCTCACGCCAGACCTACAGCGTCCCGCGCATCCATGCCGAACTCCGGCGTTTGGGGCGGCGCGTGAACCGCAAGCGGGTCGCCCGCCTGATGCGCGAGCACGGTATCCAGGGAGCCCATCGCCGCAGGCAGCGGTCGCTGACCCGGCCGGACAAGAAGGCGAAGCCGGCGCCGGACCTGATCGGCCGCGATTTCCATGCCGAGATCCCCGGCACGAAGCTGGTCGGCGACATCACCTGCCTCCCAACCGCCGAGGGCTGGCTCTACCTCGCCTGCCGGCTGGACCTGGCCACCCGCGAGGTCGTCGGCTACTCGATGGCCGACCACCACCGCGCAGACCTGGTCGTGGATGCCCTGAAGATGGCCGCCGGCCGTGGGCGGCTCCGGCCCGGCTGCATAGCGCATTCGGACCGCGGCAGCGAATACACCAGCAGCCAATTCCGCAATGAAATAAGCGAGTTGAACCTCCGGCAAAGCTGCGGACGCACCGGATCATGCTTCGACAACGCCGCCGCGGAGAGTTTCTGGGCCCTGCTCAAGGAAGAGATCGGCACCAGAGTCTGGCCCGACCGGGCCACCGCCCGCGCCGACGTTTTCGACTTCATCGAGACGTTCTACAACCGCCGCCGACTGCGCAAGCACAAGGTCTTCGGCTACCTCACCCCAGCCGAGACCCGGCAACGGCACCAACACGGCCTCGCAGCATAG
- a CDS encoding transposase — MGSKYTKRYTEEFKRDAIALVDSSGKTVTAVARDLGISSESLRGWYRQAKADQGEGAPGDLTTAEREELRRLRRQNIEQAKTIEVLRKAAVFFAKESDR, encoded by the coding sequence GTGGGAAGCAAATACACGAAGCGGTACACCGAGGAGTTCAAGCGGGACGCGATCGCGCTCGTCGACTCTTCGGGCAAGACGGTCACGGCGGTCGCCCGGGATCTCGGCATCAGCTCCGAGTCCCTGCGCGGCTGGTACCGCCAGGCCAAGGCAGACCAGGGCGAGGGAGCCCCGGGTGATCTCACCACGGCCGAGCGTGAGGAGCTCAGGCGACTGCGTCGGCAGAACATCGAACAGGCCAAGACGATCGAGGTGCTGCGAAAAGCCGCGGTCTTCTTCGCGAAGGAGAGCGATCGGTGA